The Bartonella birtlesii IBS 325 genome has a window encoding:
- a CDS encoding Lrp/AsnC family transcriptional regulator — translation MDRLDRKILHLLQENATLSVADIAKKVGLSTTPCWRRIQKLEEDGVIQRRVAVLSPEKVNAHLTVFVSIRTNTHSHEWFKRFSKIVQEFREVIEFYRMSGDIDYLLRIVVPNIEAYDLFYKKLIAKIDICDVSSSFAMEQIKYTTELPLNYIKLQDKTSE, via the coding sequence ATGGATCGTCTTGATCGTAAAATTTTACATCTTTTACAAGAAAATGCTACACTTTCTGTTGCTGATATTGCTAAAAAAGTTGGGCTTTCAACCACTCCTTGCTGGCGCAGAATTCAAAAACTTGAAGAAGATGGTGTTATTCAACGTCGTGTTGCCGTTCTTTCCCCAGAAAAAGTAAATGCTCATCTTACTGTATTTGTTTCTATCCGCACCAATACACACAGCCATGAATGGTTTAAGCGTTTTTCAAAAATTGTTCAAGAATTCCGCGAAGTCATTGAATTCTATCGAATGAGTGGAGATATTGATTATTTATTGCGTATTGTTGTTCCCAATATTGAAGCTTATGATCTTTTTTATAAGAAATTAATTGCTAAAATTGATATCTGTGACGTTTCATCTTCTTTTGCAATGGAACAAATTAAATATACAACAGAACTTCCACTCAATTATATAAAATTGCAAGACAAAACGAGCGAATAA
- a CDS encoding uracil-DNA glycosylase family protein, whose amino-acid sequence MKKPYRSQIIELEKKIYSCRVCSQQPLYLPPLSHEAKPVVYLSNTALIAIAGQAPGLRVHETSIPFNDRSGKRLRDWLNVTEEEFYNRSLFAIVPMGFCFPGYDKNNSDLPPRRECREIWHEKIFQAMPQIKLVLAIGSYAQKWHIIGLKHKTVSATVKDWRNILSIHQPRGYNVMPLPHPSWRNTFWLQKNPWFNDELVVYLRSLVRKFL is encoded by the coding sequence ATGAAAAAACCATACCGTAGCCAAATTATCGAACTTGAAAAAAAAATTTATTCGTGTCGTGTTTGCAGCCAACAGCCACTTTATCTTCCTCCTCTTTCTCATGAAGCAAAACCTGTAGTTTATTTATCCAATACAGCTTTGATTGCAATCGCAGGACAAGCACCAGGGTTGCGTGTTCATGAAACTTCTATCCCTTTTAATGACCGTTCTGGTAAAAGATTGCGTGATTGGCTAAATGTCACGGAAGAAGAATTTTATAATAGATCTCTCTTTGCTATTGTTCCTATGGGATTTTGTTTTCCAGGCTATGATAAAAATAATTCTGATTTGCCGCCAAGACGTGAATGTCGAGAAATATGGCATGAAAAAATATTTCAAGCAATGCCACAAATAAAGCTGGTACTTGCTATTGGAAGTTATGCGCAAAAGTGGCATATTATAGGATTAAAACATAAAACTGTTTCAGCAACCGTCAAAGATTGGAGGAATATTCTTTCCATACATCAACCTAGAGGTTATAATGTCATGCCTTTACCTCATCCGTCATGGCGAAATACTTTTTGGTTACAGAAAAATCCATGGTTTAACGATGAGCTTGTTGTATATCTGCGCAGTTTAGTGCGTAAATTTTTATAA
- the rpmG gene encoding 50S ribosomal protein L33: protein MAKAATIKIKLLSTADTGFFYVTRKNSRTMTDKMSKRKYDPVVKKHVEFKETKIK from the coding sequence ATGGCTAAGGCAGCAACTATTAAGATCAAGCTTCTGTCAACTGCAGATACTGGCTTTTTCTATGTAACAAGAAAAAACAGTCGTACAATGACAGATAAAATGAGCAAGCGTAAATATGATCCAGTCGTAAAAAAACATGTCGAATTTAAAGAAACAAAAATTAAATAA